GTCCCGTGTGGTTGCGATAGGGTTTCCCCCTCTTTCGTCCAATCGATCCTCTCCCATTCCTTCCTCAAGTCCCGTTCAGCCGCTACCCGAACGCATTGGCATCGATTCGCACGAGACACCGCGGCTAACCTAACCGATCACTACCAAACAGGCTGGAAGTGCTGCAAGCCCCGCGTCCTCACCTTTGAGGAGTTTATGACCATCCCCCCCTGCACAACCGGCAAACACTCCACAACCGACCTACCTCCCAAGATCGAGCAGAAGCCCCAGGCGGACCCTGACGCAGCGCCTTCCCTCGCCGATAAGCTCGCCGCTTCGGCATCTGAACCAGGCCGCAAGCCACTCCCTCAAGCTACCCAGGCCGCGCCCtcacctcctccacccccgGAATCCGAGTCCGATGACGCCTCACTCGAGATCCCCGATGGCACCACCTGCCGCCGCAAGGCCTGCTCAGTCACCTACCGTAAGGGCACCTCCCGCGACGGCGAGTCCTGCGTCCACCATCCCGGCGTGCCCATTTTCCACGAAGGATCCAAGGGCTACAGCTGCTGCAAGCGCCGCGTGCTGGAGTTCGACCAGTTCATGAAGATCGAGGGCTGCAAGACTAAGGATCGTCACCTCTtcatcggcagcggcaagaagaagaatgcggccgcggccggcggcgaggagaagcttgATACCGTCCGCACCGACTTTTACCAGACGCCCTCCACCGTCattgcctccttcttcctcaaGAAGATTGCCAAGGACTCGGCCAAGATCGAGTTCAAACCGCAGTCCATCGCGCTCGACCTGCCCACGTCGGACTCGCCGCCCAAGCGCTACACCACCGAGGTGCCCCTTTTCGCGCCCATCGACGTTGGAAAATCCACCTTCAAGGTCCTCGGCACTAAACTTGAGGTGAacctcgccaaggccggcggtGAGTCGTGGCCAGTCCTGCGCAGCGACGACCGTCTCACTGGTGAGATATTACAAATCGGCAAGGCTGGGCGTCTGCAGTAGACATGTTGACTGCCATGTCATGGATTTACGCTCTCGCGCTTCGCGTCAAGCACGTTTATCACGCGGACTTTCGGATTTAGAGGAGTtcgggggaagggggaaagaaaagaaacgaggCCAAACATCAGCGAGAAGAAATGAAGAGGGAACGCGAAAGGGGAGAACACGTGTGCGAGACACGGGGGTTTCCCGGACGCAAGAAGAGACAGTAAAGAAGCACGCAAGAAAGGCTACAGATAAGCATGTGAGACACGAGGTGTCCTTGTGTCGCAAACCAAGGATGCGGTGCTGCCTGTAGCTAGCTGTAATCCAAAGAAAAGAACGTAAAACAAGAACTTCAACGTCAAACCCCAAGACATGTTTCTGACCCCCACACCCTCTCGAAATGAGGCCTCTCTCAGGTCTCTCTATCTCTTGGTATGCCGGCTGCGTCAGTGAACCAGGTACTCAAACATGAATGTCCGCCATGGCATGTGACGAGGGTCCTGGCGAAAATCACGTtgcgcggcctcgtccgttGACTCGATGATGGGTTTTGGCTTCCACTTATGGAAAGCAGCAGGGTTTGAGGAGTGAGGGGGAGCAGGGAACGAAGGATTGCTCAGACACACAAGCACAGCAGAGCATGTCCAGTCTGAATAAtccagagagagaaaaagggaGACAAACGAGATGTACGCAATCCAGTGAGATGCTAAGCCCCTCTCCCATCCCCTCGAGCACAATCGTTCATCCACCCATGGGAAGAATCGGAAACACGACTCTAGGCCTCTCTCGGTACGCTGTTGCGCCTATGAAGAGGGCGTGATCAAAAAGGAGGGGAAGAACAAAATTGTTGAGATGACGAGTCGCGAGGACTCGCTGCTGCTCGCATCCgcgcccacccctcccacCCCACCCCTTCTCGTCCGAGAGCCCTTGGCACCCGAACCATTGGCTTCTGCGTGTCTTGTCGCGATGAGCAATCACTTTCTTGGTGACGAATGCGTTTCCGGAAGGTTAGAGCTCTGTCTCTTCGAACGCCGCTCGCAAGCAAACACCGATGGAAATGTTTGTAATATatgaatggatggatggcttATCTGACATTTTTCATTCTACCAAAGCCTATTTCCCCGGCTCCCCTTAGATCTGCCTTGTTCCCACGCCAACTAGATAGGGACATAACAGTAGCTTCCACAGCAACATATTTCTTCAATCTCTCGATATAAATAAGACAAGTTGAGGGGACTTGAGTAGACCCAGTTTCTCCCGGAAACCGTCTATACCTGGAGTCCCAATGATATCTCTAACCAAATGCCGACGCTAGCGAACATCCCTGACTGATGATGTATCTCGAGAGGCAAGACGAGGCAGCCAACAGTCATGGGGTCTGGACTTTTTAAGATTAAtgcaaaaaagaaaagaaaaagataAGTCTTGGCTCGTTGCGACCTGATGCAATTgcggaaaggggggggggaaaaggcTGTTTAAAAGAGGAAATGGGAAGCAAGTAAAAAGTTTCCCCCACCCCACTCAACGCTGACCCGTGGCAGCTTCTTTTGCCAGGGCGTGGCCGACCGACCGCACGGATACCAGTGCGCGAAAGAGATAGTCCAGTCTCTGTCGAGTCAACCACACCCCCCTCAGCTGCGAAACCTAAAACGCCAAGCCTGCAATGTGGACTCGAAAACAGAATCGGACGTGGACAAGAACCAAATCGTcgaggaaagaaaggagcAGAGGAGGCTTGAGCCGCCGCAGATGGCGAAAAGTGAACAAAACAGGGGAAATGCAGAACACAATGGTATAAGAAAACTGGATCCCACGGCGATGCGGGCATCGTCATCCCGCTCGGCCGGCGTCCGCTCAGCGTCTTGGCCACCGCGCCATGACCGGGGGGGTTGGTGCTGCTCGCTTCCACTGGCTTGGCACATGCTTAGCCGTCTTGGTTGTTCGTCTTGGTAAAAAGACGGCCAGTTCAGCGCCCGCCAAATGGTCAGGTGACCAAAGTGCCCGGATGGCTTGGCTTCCCTAGTGCGGAAGGACCGGTGCCAATGTATCCGGTGGGCGGGTTGATCTTGGAGGTCGGTCTGGCCAGGCATAGGTCTTCCTCTCAATAGAGCAGGGATCGACCAAGATAGACCACCCAAAGGGGTAAAAGGGAGAAAACCCAAAGAGGACGGGACGTGGCCAGGACCGTCCGAATGAGTGGTAAGAACGGGCGTCTTGCTGTCGAGTGGTAAGAACGGGCGTCTTGCTGTCATAATTCTCCATAGTTGCGTAAACGGAGGTGCAGTGTGGAGTGCCACAGCATCCTGTCTGCAGGGACGATGCTCGTTCGTACCCGGTGCCATGACGTGGGGGTAAGTCGTGGGTGTAGCGGCTGGAGGGGGGTGGTCGATCTGGCCGCCCAGCGGGCATCTAGACTTTGGCCTTTGACTTCGCCGCATCAATGCAAGGGTGGGGCCTGCCCGCTGCGGGACGCAACGGAACCGAcgcccctcgccctcaaccCGTCCTCTTGGTTGCCGGGTTGGGGGATGGCGTCCGCTCGTCCTGGCCATTGTAGATCAGCTGGAagccgtcgcggcggcagATGACAATGGGTTTGTCGTTTTCGCAGCGCCCGATAATTTCGCTCGAGTCCGGTAGGTTGTAGGGCACTGCATCTTTGAAGTGGATAATTGGGCCGCCGTCCATTGTAAGCCCGATAATCTCGGCTCCCTGGAtgccatcctcctcgtccgaggacTCGACTTGAATGGTGTTTCTAACTCTCATGTTAGCGTGAATGCTCATCTTGGCGGGAGAAGATTGGGCAGCAATCAATTTCCCAGTGTGAATCGTGCACATACACTTGGCTCATTGGGAGCGTTCCGGCGTCGCtgttcttcctcttcctcgatgTCGCCTTCTTTACTCTTTGTGCCATGCACATGTGGAAGTAGTGGAACAAGCCCGCGATGACCAGGACGGGCGTGCCGAGAGCAAGAGCCCAGGGCCTGTTAAATGCAGTTAGTAAACTAGCGAGGCTTGTAGGCATACCGACGAGGTTACTCACGGGTGCTTCCGCTGTCTCAGTTGATGCACGAGAGCTAGAATGACGCCGCACACAGCAATGAGAGATCCGACCTGAATCATGGTAAAGGTCGACCAGTAAAGCGACATGAGATCCTCGCCATCGCAGAATTGCAATGCCATAAGAGTGAAGACCTCCATGATGACTGTAGCCAgcgacacacacacgcagAATAGGTTGAAGTAGATGCAGCGTTTGATTGCCTTTTTTCGTTTTGCATCCGTCTCGGGAAGTTCGCTCACAGCGTCCAATGTCCTAAGCGCATCGTCAGTAAAGTCGGTCCCTGGATGAGGGGCTTAGTGGCTATGGGAGCCTACCGAGTGTAATTCCATGCTGCCAAGAACAGGATAAAAAGGTTGAAGACAAACAGAAGCCAATACAACAGGTCAAATTGCCATCTGTCTAAGTGAGCAGCAAACCTGGCGTAGTGTGCACACCGCACAGGGTCATAAGGCGTGAAGTCTTCCTCGTTGGCAGCCATCGTAAAGGTTGACTGGTGTTGAAGATGTGTTAACGTATTCTTGATGTCGTCTGGTTGGCCCGGATGACAGAGCGTGGGTTGAACTAACACTTTGACAGGTGGTGATGCAAGAGGCTCTGCTTCTTTATAGGAAAAAGAGTCGTTTCGTATAGTCCCCGATTCTGCAGGGTTGCACAGAGTCGGTGCGGACTTGTCCAGACTTGCGCGTACGGGCAGGGAGGCGCCTTCAGTCGGGCTCTGTTGGTAGCAGGGGTTGTCGTGGCCCTATAGCTCCTGAGGGGCACCCCGGTGTGTTTTACGAGACTTCGAGGGGAGAAGGCtttgagggggggggcgtgtaGATGTGGAAATATAGATCAAGCTCCCAAGGCTTGTCGGATAGATTGTGAGATTGGCTCAACCTGAGATAGAGCGAGATAGCGTACAAACTGCCAGAAGCTACTGCAATACTGTAGTCAACCCAAGGCTGGCTGCTCCACTCGGTCTTCCACCAACTGGTGGATCCTTGGTCAAACTCATCTTGTCACCAACGATGCACTGATGCTGAGTCAAGTGCGGAGGCAAGCCAGGAATAGCGCTTGAAACAAGATGACAGCGAGCAGCGTTGTCGACTTGGCTTGCGGTGATCCGCATGTGGAGGGCGATGCTGTCTGGGCGATGTCTGGGCAGTCTCTTGGCAAGATGCGCGGGGCTAAGACGCACCTACATTGCCGATCTGTCGGCGGGCCTTTTGTGACGCCTCAGGTGGGATTGGATTGGTCCGACGCCGCATTATTCTCCGGTCTAGGGGGCTGAGCAACGACGTTCAGAGTTGTAACCCAGTTGCCCAGATGCCCAGATGCCCTTCTGGCCCATGGTGTTCCTTGAGCTCGACAACTAGCTTCCCTGGTCCACGCTCCTCAACTCCGTCCTTGATCCGTCCAATGgcacctcgaggccatcagGTAGATGCCACCCCACACGTCTCATCAACGAACCCTCAGCTCAACATGTGTTCCTCAACTCATTCCCTCCATCAGCTCAACTCTGTCGAGCATCATCCCCTTCAGACCGAGATACTCCTTGAGAGACTCCCATTCGatgccgccctcctcgccatgTCTCCATTTCTCTCTGTAACCCCACGCGCAGGCGATATCGTCCATGCCGGCGCGCTCTTCCTCGCGGAGCCAACGTTGGTGCAATGGGATGCCAGGCGCCCAAGTGACCCGTCGCATGTGATCGTTGGCAGTGGTTTTGGCAACCATCCCAATGGTTGCCGTGAACCCCAGGTAGGCCAGGATCGCCGCGAAGGCGAACTTGGTAGCGGTCACGGGCTCCATTGTGTTCTGGAATGCCGAGAGATTGGAGGCAAGAGCGTAGACGCCAAAGGGGGCCGCACTCACGGCTGAGGCGGGCAGAAGCGCCTTCCGCAGAAGCTTTTGGCGGTAGAATGCTTGTGTTGCGTAGCAGGCCTCAACGATGCCAATGGCAGCGTCCAGGTTCttggcgtcgatggcggcccCCAGAGCTGTTTCGGCCACGCCtgcctcgatggccttgtcTGCTCGGTTTGGGTTCTGCTCAACATACGAGATTGAACCCTCAACCGCCTTTGGTTTGGGCTTTGACGCATACAGTTCGAAAACATGGGGAAGTGTCTCGGGCCTGCCAAGCCTAGCTTGGATGTTTACGTATAAGTCCAAGACCTGGGGACCAATGGAAACGGTGGGGTGGGCAATGATTTCGTATGCTGACTCGGAGATTGTATCGACTGTATCCTTGACAGAAATCGACGGGATCGACGTGCTGCTAGAATTAGAAGCGATCGAGTTGGAGTCCAGGGATAGGAggctcgaggcggtcgatgcggcgagggccgaggccgaacGTATCTCCGACTTGGATAGATATGGTTGAATCGCATTCGCGGCGCCTTGGCACGTTTTCAAGGCTGCGATGACGAGCTGTGGAGTAGGAATGCCGTCCGTGGATAGAAACCGCTTCTTGCTCTGCAGAACCACGCCCGCCACCTTGCTCAGATCAGGGAGCTCCTTGGACGACGTGCCTGTCATTGCGGGCCTCTCGTGAGCGGTTTTGTGCAAACCCGAAGCGGATACCGTGCTCACCAGACGGTTTCCGCTGATAACTCGCCTTAAAGTCTTAATCTCGCGGATATTGGCAGATCGGGGAGGGATGATTGACGATATGTTTGGCTTGGTGGTATGTTGCATTCGAGTCTGTTGACCAACACTTGGTGACAAGGCCACACATAGTCGACAAACAGAGTGAGGTCGCCGCGTCGCTGGCCGGATAATGGCAGTCTGCATCatcttggtggtggtggcggcagAGAGGGTTCGGCGAAGGGTgttcgaggaggacgcgTGTTCGGCGAAAAAGGATTGGACGATCTGAAGCAACAGACAAAGAGCGAGCGGGCGTGATTCGTCGTCGATCGGCCTATCTGGGCTGCAGTAGTGGTAATAGTAGTGAGAACTGGGAAGCAATTGGGGGCCAGGTGATCTTGTCGATGCGTAGGTAGCCAATATAGTCCGGCAGAAGGAGTCGCCGGGCGGGTGAAGCAGAAGCTGTATCGAACAAGGAACCGGGAGAGGCCGTCTGGGTCTTGGAAAGAACGGGATGTGATAAGGACTACGGAGCGACAGCCGACGAGGAACCCAGCAGATGCGAGGCAACAGTATGAAGCACAAAAAAGACCAACAAAAAAGAGAGGGTTGCTGGACGCGACGGAGGCTCCGGGGAAGCTGAGAGCTCCTGCAAAATTTCCACCCGAGCCCCGTTACCCACCAACAGCACGTCGTCCAATTACCCGCACCTGGTTCCCTGGCCTTACACTACAGGTGATCACTCAAGCGCTAGGGAGGCTCTTCACAAGGCTCGCTCGGGAGATGACGGCCGCACCAATGAGACTGGCAGCCGATCCACTTGAGTGGGGTAGGAAACCGTAAGTACAGGTTAGTACAGATTCTCCCTCCAGCACTCATACAGTACTTGAAAGGTCACTGAAGAAACGTAATCGTTCTGCCAATCGGCGCTACGCACGGGTTTCTCACAAACTGTTCCATACTCTCACGCCGTCTGCGAGCTGTTCATCACCACTTCCTCCAAGACATACGAACTATAAATCGCTGTGTAGTGATGCACTGCAATACACTAGATGGAAGTAGACAATCTTAGCAATTCTCTAACATCTTGGAACCCGTTCCGATTTATCTTCTTCGCTACCCCCCCCTGTTGTTTTCTCGAATGGCTGCCTTTAAGGCGTTCCGAGCTTGCGTGTTTTTCAGCCACAGATACGCGCGAGGAACCTTTTGGGCTGAGGGGCCTGGAGGTACCTCGAGTACTGGAGACTCCTCGGCGAAATGGAAGTACCTCGAAACGCGCAGAGGCGCTCCGGCCCACTCTGAATGCAACGGTTGCACCGCCCGCCCCTAACGACGCCGCATCTTCAAATGACGGATCAAGATACCGCCCGAGAGATGACGAAACACCACGCGGCTGGAAAGCAACCCCAGCGTACCACCATCCCACCGCCCCTGGGAATGCACCCATCGATTCCTTGAGAGCCTCTCATTTCTCTACTCTTGAAACACTACCCTGCCGTACGACGGTACCGTATTTGAACGACATCCATATCCAAAGTCGCCTCCGCTCGACCCCCCGACCGACGACGTGCCCATCAGCGAACAACTCTCCGCCGACAACACGCCGGCTTTATCATCGCTCCCGCGACATCGACAGCAGCATAAAATAAACGCCATAGATAATCTATTCGTCATgccccctccaccgccgccgccgccgcctccgatGCCTGCGATGGGTggccctccgccgccacctcctccgccaggaGGTCCTCCGGGAGCTGGCGCTCTGCCTGCTAGACCGCCTGGAGGGGCGAACAGAGTAAGGAGTCACTGGTCATGGGGCATCTACACACCTTTTCTGTATGTAACTGGGCTAACACGACTTACAGGGAGCTCTTCTCACCGATATCACCAAAGGCAAGGCCCTCAGGAAAGCCGTTACGAACGATAGGTCCGCCCCGATAGTTGGACAGTCATCCGGCGGCCCAGGGGGCCCGCCTGTAGGAGGCGCACCACCAATTCCAGGCTTGGGAGGTCTACCCAAACCTCCCGGTGGATTGGCCCCTCCGGTGCCGGGAAATCGAGCTAGAAGCAACAGTGACCAGAGCGGAAGGGAAAGCACACCTGCGCCGCCGATGGAGGCGGCACCACAGCTTGGTGGTCTGTTTGCTGGCGGCATGCCAAAGCTACGCAAAACTCGTGGAGCTGTCGACACGGGCGCTTCTGCGGACTCTTCGTACCTCTCGGATCCTGAGAGCAACGTGCgatcatcctcggcgccgaagccaCCGACTTTCGGGGCGCCAAAGCCTCCAGGAGgtgcggcgccggcccctCCGGGAAGACCGCCTCTACCTCCCCCCACCGCTGCCCCGGCACTACCGCCATCGATCGCCAACCTGCGCAAGACGACGAGCGATGTACCCAGACCGGGCTCGTCAGCATCGATGAAAGGACCCCCGCCTCCCATCGGCAAGAAGCCTCCACCACTGCCTGCATCCCGGAAGCCTTCTTCCACGCCCTCCAGCCATCCACCCCCAGTACCAGGTGCACCAGCTCCTGgagcccctcctcctcctcctccgtcaaATGCTCCagcacctcctccgcccgcGCCCCCCTCGGCACCCCCATCAGCAcccccctcggcgccgccgcccccccctgccgctgctgcaccTCGAGCTCCAGCGCCGTCACCACCCTCACGATCCCCAgcacctccgccgcctccaccagCATCGAATGGGTCTTCACCGCTGGCAATGCAAGCTGCCCTGCGAGCAGCCGGGCAAGCATCTCCCGGTGCTGCTCCCCCGCCACCTCCTTCAAACGCACCATCACCCCCCGCTGCTGCACCCCCCCCGCCAGCCGCTCCCCCTTCAAGGGCCCGCGCCGGTTCCGGCCTTCGTTCGTCCATGCTGGACCCAAGTGCTTTCACTCTGGCTCCCAACGGTGCAAAGAGCCCTAGTCCTACACGATCTAACACGACGGCCAGTCTGCACGccggtggaggaggcggcggcggaggtggtcAACGGTACATTGTTCAAGATCCACGGTGGAAGTTTCAAGACGAGGCTATGCTACCAAAGCCAAGGGATTTCGTCGGCGGTCCTCGACGCTACAGGGCTGGCAGAGGTAGCAGTGTTCCCCTTGACTTGAGCGCTCTGTGAGGAGCTCATCATAGGCGGTGTCCTCTTCGCGGCCTGGTCAGCATCAGGGGCCTTATCAAACTTTAGGTCTAAAGTGACGGACATTCTCCGCCAATATACATGATTCAAGCAATCAACTGCTGGATGAGTCCGAGTGGGAATGTGTTCCCTACCGCAGCATCCAATGTTACCATAAACGATCCTACTTAAGAAAGCATTCGAGCATTTGAACGATCCGCTTCCCTCGGTGGTTCTATTGATAGAACGCAGGGTCTCAGCaaggcgagggcgtcaagTCAGGACGGAGATTCAGGCTTGGGGATCCATGGTAGTACAAGCATCTGTCAAGCCTTGGTCAAGCATTTTCGCGTCGGGGTTTCTGAGGGCGTCTCCGCATCGGGCTTTTCTCTTGGAAACGCGTCGGGCCTTGGCGAAAAGGTCGAGTGAGACGCGACCAGATCGCCCGGTTCGCATTCGCACGTCTCGTGTCTTTTTCCTCGGAGGCCATGGATTTCTCAATCGTCACCACACGCACTTGGAAACCTGCTTCTATCGCTGCCTGGGGAGTGTGGTCATCAGAAGGGCCGCTCGAGGGTGTGAGGTtcgaaagagaaaaagaaaagttAGAAGGGCTTAGCAAACGCAAGAAAACTTTAAGGTGGAGGGGCCATCACATTGATCCCTGATAAGAGAGTGGAGGAAGACGATACATAGCATCGTGCTAGCGATTTCACCCCTCTGTTTTGTCTCGTCATCGGTCGTTCGCTAGATAACTCCTCGTAGAAATTGATCAAGATGAGGATCCAAAAATAACTCGGGCGCGCGTGACTTGTTGCCTAAacgggagggggaagggggtatggatggatgggtcgTGCGAGCCCTGTCATGGGTAGGTATCTTGAAaaacagagagaggggggtgggggggacAGGACCGCCAGGGCCGGgggttaggtaggtaggcatgTTGAACGAGCGATCATCTCGGACCTAGGGTACATGCGAAATGGATCTCGGGCGAACATACGGCTGGGCACATAATACCGCGCGCTTCACACCCATGGAACGAACGCTGAACTCTCTTATGTTTGGAACGTGACAACGCCCGGCGGATAGGTAGATTCTAGCCTGACGGAATGTGACGATGTTGAGATGGGCCGGTGCGTCGTTGTAACCAACCCGGgtccctcgccctcttcggctGTCCAGGCGCCTTTGAACTTGTCGGAATCAGCGACATGGAAGAAATTACGCATCCCGGCGAGAACAACACGGATGGAATCCACAGCCAACCTCTCACATATGCGCGGAAGTAGACACGACCTGCTGCAGAAGGTGAACCGTAAAACCATGCCCTCGTGTATTAAACTACCCTAGGAAAAGCCTAGTTGAGGAGAGCCATCCCGCAAAGCAAGGTTTCAGATATGCCCGCCGGCCAGATTGTTGGGTGATGGGAACACGAGGCTCatgggaggggaaaagaaatCAAAGCATCAATCAAcccttgat
The DNA window shown above is from Colletotrichum destructivum chromosome 2, complete sequence and carries:
- a CDS encoding Putative CHORD domain, CS domain, HSP20-like chaperone, with the protein product MAEKCVHQGCGKLYTDAEEPCVYHPGPPIFHEGQKGWKCCKPRVLTFEEFMTIPPCTTGKHSTTDLPPKIEQKPQADPDAAPSLADKLAASASEPGRKPLPQATQAAPSPPPPPESESDDASLEIPDGTTCRRKACSVTYRKGTSRDGESCVHHPGVPIFHEGSKGYSCCKRRVLEFDQFMKIEGCKTKDRHLFIGSGKKKNAAAAGGEEKLDTVRTDFYQTPSTVIASFFLKKIAKDSAKIEFKPQSIALDLPTSDSPPKRYTTEVPLFAPIDVGKSTFKVLGTKLEVNLAKAGGESWPVLRSDDRLTGEILQIGKAGRLQ
- a CDS encoding Putative WH2 domain-containing protein — its product is MPPPPPPPPPPMPAMGGPPPPPPPPGGPPGAGALPARPPGGANRGALLTDITKGKALRKAVTNDRSAPIVGQSSGGPGGPPVGGAPPIPGLGGLPKPPGGLAPPVPGNRARSNSDQSGRESTPAPPMEAAPQLGGLFAGGMPKLRKTRGAVDTGASADSSYLSDPESNVRSSSAPKPPTFGAPKPPGGAAPAPPGRPPLPPPTAAPALPPSIANLRKTTSDVPRPGSSASMKGPPPPIGKKPPPLPASRKPSSTPSSHPPPVPGAPAPGAPPPPPPSNAPAPPPPAPPSAPPSAPPSAPPPPPAAAAPRAPAPSPPSRSPAPPPPPPASNGSSPLAMQAALRAAGQASPGAAPPPPPSNAPSPPAAAPPPPAAPPSRARAGSGLRSSMLDPSAFTLAPNGAKSPSPTRSNTTASLHAGGGGGGGGGQRYIVQDPRWKFQDEAMLPKPRDFVGGPRRYRAGRGSSVPLDLSAL